Proteins encoded together in one Priestia aryabhattai window:
- a CDS encoding amidohydrolase family protein, whose protein sequence is MLHLINVRLPIMHDHALFEVKISNGMYTSIVLQNGYLEGDEFFPLHAAVLGKETSLDAQGRVLLPGFIDMHMHLDKAHSLPQVPNISGTLQEAIENYSSSLPAFPEEEIKQRMFKTALQALANGTTTIRTHIDFDCSMEEDILFRSLQAAVEVRDELSPYMDVQVVPLFSNLDIDDVNKMSKIERAFDLEIDAIGGCPHLARNPEKEIDALFSLAQAYNKPLDLHVDESDDPSVDTIINIAHRTIELNMEGKVVVGHLCSLAGMTDAKVKEILHLLKQAKIGVVTLPASNLYLQGREDKGIVRRGITRIRDIQKAAIPIATASDNVNDPFHPFGKADLLQVGLLTAYAAHMGSSNDQRQLLRMITSIPARLIGKEKYGVEEGNEANFVLLNVQSVQEIWTELPETRFVFNKHRWLSVKETHQRLADTNLTNLWQENQILIG, encoded by the coding sequence TTGCTTCACTTAATTAATGTTCGTTTGCCAATTATGCACGATCACGCTCTTTTTGAAGTGAAGATTTCAAATGGAATGTATACTTCTATCGTTTTACAAAACGGTTATCTTGAAGGTGACGAGTTTTTTCCGCTACACGCAGCCGTATTAGGAAAAGAAACTTCACTTGATGCACAGGGTCGTGTGCTATTACCGGGATTTATAGATATGCATATGCATCTAGACAAAGCTCATTCGCTTCCTCAAGTGCCCAATATATCTGGAACTCTTCAAGAAGCCATTGAAAATTATAGCAGCAGCCTGCCGGCATTTCCAGAAGAAGAAATTAAGCAGCGAATGTTTAAAACTGCTTTGCAGGCATTAGCTAACGGTACAACTACGATTCGAACGCATATTGATTTTGACTGCAGCATGGAAGAAGATATTTTATTTCGCAGTTTACAAGCGGCTGTCGAAGTGAGAGATGAATTAAGTCCGTATATGGATGTGCAGGTTGTTCCACTATTCTCCAACTTAGACATTGATGATGTGAATAAAATGAGTAAAATTGAACGAGCATTCGACCTTGAAATTGATGCGATTGGAGGCTGTCCTCATTTAGCTAGAAATCCAGAAAAAGAGATTGATGCTCTGTTTTCGCTGGCTCAAGCTTATAATAAACCTCTTGATTTACATGTGGATGAAAGCGATGATCCGTCTGTTGATACAATAATTAATATTGCTCATAGAACAATTGAATTGAATATGGAAGGAAAAGTGGTAGTGGGGCATCTTTGCTCGCTTGCAGGAATGACTGATGCAAAAGTGAAAGAAATCTTACACCTTTTGAAACAGGCGAAAATTGGAGTTGTCACATTACCTGCTTCTAATTTATATCTACAGGGAAGAGAAGATAAAGGAATTGTAAGACGAGGCATAACGCGTATTCGCGACATACAAAAAGCAGCAATTCCGATTGCTACTGCATCAGATAACGTGAACGACCCTTTCCACCCGTTTGGAAAAGCAGATTTGCTGCAAGTAGGGTTACTGACTGCCTATGCTGCACATATGGGGAGTTCGAATGATCAGCGGCAATTGCTTCGAATGATTACAAGCATACCAGCTCGGCTGATTGGAAAAGAAAAGTATGGAGTAGAAGAAGGAAACGAAGCAAACTTTGTTCTATTAAATGTGCAGTCTGTGCAGGAAATATGGACTGAACTTCCAGAAACTCGCTTTGTTTTTAACAAGCATCGTTGGCTTAGCGTAAAAGAGACGCATCAACGGCTCGCTGATACGAACTTGACCAACCTTTGGCAGGAAAATCAAATTTTAATTGGTTAA
- a CDS encoding APC family permease: MNNQPTLSKSLKVYQIVFLGLAWMTPMIFFTVYGVAYDAAGGQMVLAYLIAFLAIFFTAYSYSRMVKAYPIAGSAYTYTKKAIHPRLGFLVGWALLLDYIFSPIIAILTFGIFMHTEFPSTPVYIWVIVMNIILALVNIVGIKSVARISGISVVVQILFIGLFCLFIIKDITTGQASSSTLFSLHPFLASDVPFTTIFSGAALICFCFLGFDAVTTMAEETIQPEKTIPKAIFLIVCIAAVMYIAISYFTQIAYPGFTFTNPDNAAYTLVKLVGGNLLSSLFITVLIIATFTQGVSSVTSVTRFLYALGRESVLPQKVFSYIHPTFKTPVLNILLVTAFSFLGMVIDLNTAVTFVSFGALTAFTFVNVSVIAHFYIKLKKRSFIETILYLIFPLIGAGFIGWLLTLLNKDTLLIGVAWLTIGFLYLFVKSRLASPFVKRDHSKVTVTEK, translated from the coding sequence ATGAACAACCAACCAACGTTAAGTAAATCACTAAAGGTATATCAAATCGTATTTTTGGGTCTTGCTTGGATGACTCCAATGATTTTCTTTACAGTTTACGGAGTAGCCTACGATGCGGCTGGAGGGCAAATGGTCCTTGCTTATTTAATTGCTTTTTTAGCTATCTTTTTTACGGCATATAGCTATAGCCGAATGGTAAAAGCCTATCCAATAGCCGGATCTGCTTATACGTATACGAAAAAAGCTATACATCCTCGCCTTGGCTTTTTAGTAGGCTGGGCACTTCTTTTAGACTATATTTTCTCCCCCATTATCGCTATTTTGACATTTGGTATTTTTATGCATACAGAATTCCCTTCTACTCCTGTATACATATGGGTCATTGTCATGAACATTATCCTAGCTTTAGTCAATATTGTTGGTATTAAGTCTGTGGCTCGTATAAGCGGCATCTCTGTTGTGGTTCAAATTCTGTTTATAGGTTTGTTTTGTTTATTTATCATCAAAGATATTACAACAGGTCAAGCTAGTTCTTCTACTCTTTTTTCACTTCATCCTTTTTTGGCTTCAGATGTACCGTTTACGACTATTTTTTCTGGAGCTGCGCTCATTTGCTTTTGCTTTTTAGGATTTGATGCAGTTACAACAATGGCGGAAGAAACAATTCAACCGGAAAAGACAATTCCAAAAGCTATTTTTCTTATTGTTTGTATCGCGGCTGTTATGTACATCGCTATCTCATATTTTACACAGATTGCCTACCCTGGATTCACGTTTACTAACCCTGATAATGCAGCCTATACCCTAGTAAAATTAGTTGGCGGAAACCTTTTAAGCAGTCTATTTATTACGGTCTTAATTATCGCTACCTTTACTCAAGGAGTTTCTTCGGTCACAAGCGTCACTCGTTTTTTGTATGCTTTAGGCCGTGAATCTGTGTTGCCACAAAAGGTATTTTCATATATTCATCCAACGTTCAAAACGCCCGTTTTGAATATTTTGCTTGTCACAGCTTTTTCGTTTTTGGGAATGGTTATTGATTTAAACACAGCCGTTACTTTTGTCAGTTTCGGTGCCTTAACCGCTTTTACATTTGTTAATGTATCAGTCATTGCTCATTTTTATATTAAGTTAAAAAAACGGTCGTTCATTGAAACGATACTTTATCTTATCTTCCCTTTGATTGGAGCAGGATTTATCGGATGGCTGCTTACGCTGTTGAACAAAGACACTCTTTTGATTGGTGTGGCCTGGCTTACTATTGGATTTCTCTATTTATTTGTCAAATCTCGACTGGCGTCCCCTTTTGTGAAGCGAGATCATTCAAAAGTGACGGTCACTGAAAAATAA
- a CDS encoding urea amidolyase associated protein UAAP1 yields MSYIWKQTIPAGGKWSGRIGRGKSVTFTAQESGANVSVLLYNIHDLTERYNMPDTLKAQHTAHLTKGHVLMSDNGRALASIISDTIGWHDTISGYTTRSLTHQKYGASTYQESRNEWRRNGEENFSMELLRNGLTARDIVPNLNLFSKVYCDEEGNMNFVSSHCKKGDFITLRTEMDLLFVLSNTPNPLDLRGTYPSVPIEITVDEAAPVSSDDYCLNFRPENKRAFENTWSYDLLLGNKTLSTI; encoded by the coding sequence ATGAGTTATATCTGGAAGCAAACAATCCCGGCAGGCGGAAAATGGTCAGGACGAATTGGAAGAGGAAAATCGGTGACGTTTACCGCACAAGAATCCGGTGCAAATGTATCCGTACTACTATACAACATTCATGATTTAACGGAGCGATACAACATGCCCGATACCTTAAAAGCTCAGCATACTGCTCACTTAACAAAAGGACACGTTCTAATGAGTGACAACGGCAGAGCACTTGCGAGCATCATTTCTGATACAATCGGCTGGCATGATACAATTTCAGGCTATACTACGCGCAGCTTAACTCATCAAAAATACGGCGCATCTACTTATCAAGAATCTCGAAACGAATGGAGAAGAAATGGAGAAGAAAATTTCTCAATGGAGCTTCTACGCAATGGTTTAACAGCCCGTGATATCGTTCCTAATCTTAATTTATTTTCAAAAGTATACTGCGACGAAGAAGGGAATATGAATTTTGTTTCTTCTCATTGTAAAAAAGGAGATTTTATTACGCTTAGAACAGAAATGGATTTGCTTTTTGTACTGTCCAATACACCTAATCCTTTAGACCTGAGGGGAACGTATCCTTCTGTTCCTATTGAAATAACCGTAGATGAAGCGGCTCCTGTAAGCTCAGACGACTACTGTTTAAATTTTAGACCTGAAAATAAACGAGCGTTTGAAAATACATGGTCTTATGACCTGCTGCTTGGAAATAAAACATTATCAACTATTTAA
- a CDS encoding urea amidolyase associated protein UAAP2 yields MAVFNRVESNRNIENAIYDETVLAGDGWMHELKPGQALRIIDIEGNQAADTLFFDAENLEDHYSAVSTIANQGNIYLSTGTVLLSQSGKELVKIVADTCGRHDTLGGACSAQSNTVRYAHDTLPMHNCRDTFMLQLSKYDSRYTKRDLAPNVNFFMNVPVTPSGGLTFDDGVSAPGYYVEMEAINPTLVLISNCPQLNNPCNNYNPTPIRLVIWDSL; encoded by the coding sequence ATGGCTGTATTTAATCGAGTGGAAAGTAATAGAAACATAGAAAACGCAATTTATGATGAAACCGTACTAGCAGGTGATGGCTGGATGCACGAACTTAAACCCGGCCAAGCTCTTAGAATAATAGATATAGAAGGCAATCAAGCAGCGGATACTTTATTCTTTGATGCAGAAAATCTAGAAGATCATTACAGTGCAGTATCTACGATTGCTAATCAAGGAAATATTTATTTATCCACCGGCACAGTGCTGCTTTCTCAATCTGGAAAAGAGCTAGTAAAAATTGTAGCTGACACGTGCGGACGCCATGATACCTTAGGCGGAGCTTGTTCGGCACAAAGCAACACCGTACGCTATGCACATGACACGCTTCCGATGCATAACTGCCGAGATACATTTATGCTGCAGCTATCAAAATATGATAGCCGATACACCAAAAGAGATTTAGCACCAAACGTAAACTTTTTTATGAATGTACCCGTGACGCCAAGCGGCGGATTAACGTTTGATGACGGCGTATCTGCACCCGGATACTATGTAGAAATGGAAGCTATCAACCCTACACTTGTATTGATCAGCAACTGCCCTCAGCTTAATAATCCGTGCAACAATTATAACCCTACCCCTATTCGCTTAGTTATTTGGGATTCATTATAA
- the uca gene encoding urea carboxylase yields MFTKVLIANRGAIAVRIERTLRHLGMKSVAVYTEADQDSLHVDEADEAILIGSGPVKESYLNEDLILDIAKKTGAEAIHPGYGFLSENAEFARRCKAEGIIFIGPTPQQIEIFGLKHSAREIAQRADVPLLPGTPLITDVSEAICAAEEIGYPVMLKSTAGGGGIGMRICKDEKALQAAFDFVCHLAQTNFKNSGVFLEKYIQKARHVEVQIFGNSFGEVVALGERDCSIQRRNQKVIEESPAPNFPSYIRENMLQAATRLAKEVGYRSAGTVEFLYDAEAEKFYFLEVNTRLQVEHGVTEEVLNIDLVEWMLKEASDELVNLPSLLPASSGHSIQARIYAEDCLNDFRPSGGQIDQAIFSKRARVETWVRDGIHVTSLYDPMLAKIIVHGKTREEALLKLSAALKETRLYGVTTNLQYLQGLLEEKACKIGDVYTQMLNSYTPSEQALEVLDGGVQSTVQDYPGRTRHWNVGVPPCGPMDPFAFRIGNKLLGNSPDAPGIEMTLRGGSYKFRDDVSFCITGANMHATLDDAEIPMYKTIQAKPGQILSFSEATEGMRTYLLIGGGLDMPKILGSSSTFTLGSFGGHGGRALRTGDVLRVSDYSHVENELALSYQPAMSKEWTIGVIPGPHCTEEFLQPQYLQQLTDTKWEVHFNSSRTGVRLIGPAPFWTREDGEEAGLHPSNIHDNAYAIGTLDLTGDMPILLGPDGPSLGGFVCPVTTASAEFWKIGQLHPGDKISFKLIDLEQAEKLKYTQENFLQRIGTSTSLPLLTNPVAQPLKSDYPLLINETENRRFPFFVRCSGDANILVEYGEMELDLLLRFQVHALMEAIQTREDLPVLDLTPGIRSLQIHIDATKMSILELCQHISAIDRALPPLEEMEVPSRIVKLPLSWDDPVIQLAIERYQQNVRPDAPWCPSNLEFIRRVNGLDHLEDVKRIVFDANYLVMGLGDVYLGAPVATPLDPRHRLVTTKYNPARTWTPENAVGIGGAYMCVYGMEGPGGYQFVGRTIQMWNRLRQTESFEAGKPWLLRFFDQIQFYPVGADELLKLRADFLRGRFEADITETTFRLGEYLDFLSSIEESTAAFRHTQQAAFQTERESWKALGLAEYVSEHETAEITEQELPQGTEAVRCTMPGSVWKVLVEEGQKVEKGDTLIIEESMKMEFPQLAPLDGYISSIHVKPGDEVQAGQLIAGIKAFAPITH; encoded by the coding sequence ATGTTTACAAAAGTATTAATTGCTAACCGAGGCGCAATTGCCGTTAGAATTGAGCGAACATTACGACATTTAGGGATGAAATCTGTAGCTGTTTATACAGAAGCAGATCAAGACAGCCTGCACGTTGATGAAGCAGATGAAGCCATTTTAATTGGCAGCGGTCCTGTAAAAGAAAGTTATTTAAATGAAGACCTTATTCTAGATATTGCAAAGAAAACAGGCGCGGAAGCTATTCATCCAGGCTACGGTTTTTTAAGTGAAAACGCAGAATTTGCTCGTCGCTGTAAGGCTGAAGGAATTATATTTATCGGTCCTACACCTCAACAAATAGAAATATTCGGATTAAAACATTCTGCCCGGGAAATTGCGCAAAGAGCCGACGTGCCTTTGTTACCCGGTACACCTCTTATTACAGATGTATCAGAAGCTATATGTGCCGCGGAAGAGATTGGCTATCCCGTTATGTTAAAGAGTACAGCAGGCGGAGGCGGAATTGGAATGCGTATTTGCAAAGATGAAAAAGCTCTTCAAGCAGCTTTTGACTTCGTGTGCCACTTAGCACAAACAAACTTTAAAAACAGCGGTGTTTTTTTAGAGAAGTATATTCAAAAAGCTCGCCATGTGGAAGTTCAAATCTTTGGGAATTCTTTCGGAGAAGTAGTCGCTTTAGGAGAACGCGACTGCTCGATTCAGCGAAGAAATCAAAAAGTAATTGAAGAAAGCCCCGCTCCAAACTTCCCTTCATATATACGAGAAAATATGCTGCAAGCAGCTACGCGACTAGCCAAAGAAGTCGGATACCGAAGTGCAGGAACAGTAGAGTTTCTCTATGACGCCGAAGCGGAGAAGTTTTATTTTTTAGAAGTAAATACTCGCCTTCAAGTAGAGCACGGAGTTACAGAAGAAGTATTAAACATTGATTTAGTAGAATGGATGCTTAAAGAAGCTTCGGATGAGCTAGTAAACCTTCCTTCTTTGCTTCCTGCGTCTTCAGGTCACAGTATCCAAGCTCGTATTTATGCGGAAGATTGCTTAAATGATTTTCGTCCAAGCGGCGGGCAAATCGATCAAGCGATTTTCTCTAAAAGGGCTCGAGTCGAAACGTGGGTACGAGATGGTATTCATGTAACGTCACTTTATGATCCTATGCTGGCTAAAATTATCGTTCACGGAAAAACACGAGAAGAAGCCCTTCTAAAATTGAGCGCTGCCTTAAAAGAGACAAGATTATACGGCGTTACTACTAATCTTCAATACTTGCAGGGACTGTTAGAAGAAAAAGCGTGCAAAATAGGTGACGTGTATACCCAAATGCTTAACTCATATACTCCGAGCGAACAGGCACTCGAAGTATTAGACGGCGGCGTTCAGTCTACTGTTCAAGATTATCCAGGACGCACCAGGCACTGGAACGTAGGGGTTCCTCCGTGCGGTCCAATGGATCCTTTTGCTTTTCGCATAGGAAACAAACTTCTCGGAAATTCGCCAGATGCACCGGGGATCGAAATGACTCTCCGAGGCGGCTCTTATAAATTTAGAGACGATGTATCTTTTTGCATTACGGGTGCTAACATGCATGCCACATTAGACGACGCTGAAATTCCTATGTATAAAACCATTCAAGCAAAGCCGGGACAAATTCTTTCATTTAGTGAAGCAACCGAAGGAATGCGGACGTATTTACTTATTGGCGGCGGACTTGATATGCCTAAAATATTAGGCAGTTCTTCTACTTTTACACTAGGAAGCTTCGGAGGACACGGTGGAAGAGCACTTCGTACAGGAGATGTACTGCGTGTCTCTGACTACTCTCACGTTGAAAATGAACTTGCCCTTTCTTATCAGCCTGCCATGTCTAAAGAATGGACAATCGGTGTGATTCCGGGTCCTCATTGTACAGAAGAGTTTTTACAGCCTCAATACTTACAACAGCTCACAGATACAAAATGGGAAGTTCATTTTAACAGCTCGAGAACAGGCGTTAGGTTAATAGGTCCAGCTCCTTTTTGGACCCGTGAAGATGGAGAAGAAGCCGGTTTGCATCCATCAAATATTCATGATAATGCATATGCAATCGGCACCTTAGACTTAACGGGAGATATGCCTATTTTACTTGGCCCCGACGGTCCGAGTCTTGGCGGCTTTGTTTGCCCTGTTACCACCGCTTCAGCAGAGTTTTGGAAAATAGGACAGCTTCATCCCGGAGATAAAATTTCGTTTAAATTGATTGACCTTGAACAAGCTGAGAAACTTAAATATACCCAAGAAAACTTTTTACAACGTATAGGAACATCTACATCACTTCCTTTACTTACAAATCCAGTAGCTCAACCGCTAAAAAGCGATTATCCGCTGCTAATCAACGAAACGGAAAATAGACGGTTCCCATTTTTCGTCCGCTGCTCAGGTGATGCGAATATACTTGTGGAGTACGGAGAAATGGAGCTTGACCTGCTGCTTCGCTTCCAAGTACATGCTTTGATGGAAGCTATCCAAACGCGTGAGGATTTACCAGTTCTAGATTTAACGCCTGGCATCCGTTCTCTTCAAATTCATATTGATGCAACAAAAATGTCTATTCTTGAACTTTGTCAGCACATTTCGGCTATTGATCGCGCGCTTCCTCCTCTTGAAGAAATGGAAGTTCCGTCTCGTATTGTAAAACTTCCACTTTCATGGGACGATCCTGTGATTCAATTAGCTATTGAACGCTATCAGCAAAACGTTCGTCCAGACGCACCGTGGTGTCCAAGCAATCTAGAATTTATTCGCCGAGTAAACGGTCTGGACCATCTTGAAGATGTTAAACGAATTGTATTTGACGCCAATTATCTAGTAATGGGGCTTGGAGATGTATATTTAGGTGCGCCTGTAGCTACGCCCCTAGACCCTCGTCACCGCTTAGTTACAACTAAATATAATCCCGCTCGTACATGGACGCCTGAAAATGCAGTTGGTATTGGCGGTGCATATATGTGCGTATATGGAATGGAAGGTCCTGGCGGCTATCAGTTTGTAGGACGTACAATTCAAATGTGGAACCGACTTCGTCAAACGGAAAGTTTTGAAGCCGGAAAACCGTGGCTTCTTCGTTTCTTTGACCAAATTCAATTTTATCCAGTAGGAGCAGATGAGCTTTTAAAACTGCGCGCAGATTTCCTTCGTGGGAGATTCGAAGCGGATATTACGGAGACAACGTTTAGACTCGGGGAATATTTAGATTTTCTTTCATCGATTGAAGAAAGCACAGCTGCTTTTCGTCACACCCAGCAGGCTGCTTTTCAAACAGAACGAGAAAGCTGGAAAGCACTTGGCTTAGCTGAGTATGTCTCTGAACACGAAACGGCTGAAATTACGGAACAAGAGTTGCCCCAAGGTACAGAAGCTGTTCGCTGTACAATGCCGGGAAGCGTATGGAAAGTTCTTGTAGAAGAAGGACAAAAAGTTGAAAAAGGCGATACGTTAATTATAGAAGAAAGTATGAAGATGGAGTTTCCTCAATTAGCACCTTTGGATGGATATATCAGTTCTATTCATGTGAAACCAGGCGATGAAGTACAGGCTGGACAGCTGATTGCCGGTATAAAAGCCTTTGCTCCAATTACTCATTAA